In a single window of the Flavobacteriales bacterium genome:
- a CDS encoding putative toxin-antitoxin system toxin component, PIN family, translating to MKVVLDTNVLLVSFSTRSKYRPIFDSFLKEEIILCVSTDILLEYEEVIGRHMGRKLATDVMLLIENALNVEWITNYYKWDLIDADPDDNKFVDCAIACNAKCLVSNDRHFASLKELDFPKVEVVAADQFLELLAD from the coding sequence ATGAAAGTGGTCTTAGATACCAATGTTCTGCTTGTATCGTTTTCCACAAGATCTAAGTACCGACCAATATTCGATAGTTTTCTGAAGGAGGAGATCATACTGTGTGTTTCTACAGATATTCTTCTGGAGTATGAGGAAGTAATTGGTAGACACATGGGGCGGAAGTTGGCAACCGATGTCATGCTGCTGATCGAGAATGCTCTAAATGTGGAATGGATAACCAACTACTACAAATGGGACTTGATCGATGCCGATCCTGACGACAATAAGTTTGTTGATTGTGCCATTGCGTGCAACGCGAAGTGCCTTGTAAGCAACGATAGGCATTTTGCGAGTCTCAAGGAACTTGACTTTCCGAAGGTTGAGGTGGTTGCTGCGGATCAATTTTTGGAATTGCTCGCAGATTAG
- a CDS encoding DUF177 domain-containing protein produces the protein MGKSSAFAVQFSGLKLGKHDFDFVVDDSFFEKLDYSPIRKGAVDVKIELEKKSSMLVLNFQLNGWVAENCDRCSVEYQQHSEGEHTVFVKFGDDYEELDDNLLMIPRGDFELDVTQLIYEFIGLNIPLRKVPCEEADDLTICDQDVLAKLDASRSEQEKNNPLWAKLNEIKDQLKD, from the coding sequence ATGGGAAAGTCAAGTGCATTCGCGGTTCAGTTTTCGGGCCTTAAGCTTGGAAAACACGACTTCGATTTCGTAGTTGACGACTCGTTCTTTGAAAAACTCGATTACTCTCCTATTAGAAAAGGGGCTGTTGATGTAAAGATCGAACTGGAAAAGAAATCTTCCATGCTCGTTCTGAACTTCCAATTGAACGGTTGGGTTGCTGAAAATTGCGACCGCTGCTCGGTGGAATATCAACAACACTCGGAGGGTGAACACACGGTCTTTGTGAAGTTCGGTGATGATTACGAAGAGCTGGATGACAATCTTCTGATGATTCCACGCGGTGATTTTGAACTGGACGTTACGCAATTGATCTACGAGTTTATCGGGCTGAACATCCCGTTGCGGAAAGTGCCATGTGAGGAGGCCGATGACCTGACCATTTGTGATCAGGATGTATTGGCGAAGTTGGATGCTTCCCGTTCGGAACAAGAGAAAAACAACCCCTTGTGGGCGAAATTGAATGAGATCAAAGATCAACTGAAAGACTAA
- a CDS encoding T9SS type A sorting domain-containing protein — translation MMLEMKHILRMLVICLGIGLSTTAIKAQTTYVLEIDSIVALPDSIEDGTTVTFYMMVSMSGTPLFYQGTIYVEFEYGGNFYHADSTISQGFLSPNNPNQLQVTHRFSTDNNLSIGDNVVVVWPRIGNGTDPPQVVTNPYETVITLIEPNGIEENSKHLLRFFYPNPATSVVQFENETLNKIQSISMFDALGKCVLRSGRQTRLDISSLPNGVYLLNAQLNDGGVLTQRLLVAH, via the coding sequence ATGATGTTGGAGATGAAGCATATTCTGAGAATGCTGGTGATCTGTCTGGGGATTGGCCTTTCGACCACAGCCATAAAGGCGCAGACCACGTATGTGCTTGAAATTGACAGCATTGTTGCTCTGCCCGATTCCATCGAAGACGGAACTACGGTGACCTTTTACATGATGGTGTCGATGAGCGGCACCCCACTTTTCTACCAAGGAACCATTTACGTTGAATTCGAATACGGTGGGAACTTCTATCATGCCGATTCCACCATCAGCCAAGGATTTCTGAGCCCGAACAACCCGAATCAATTGCAGGTCACGCACCGGTTCTCAACAGATAATAACCTCAGCATCGGAGACAATGTGGTGGTGGTTTGGCCACGCATTGGAAATGGAACCGACCCTCCGCAAGTGGTTACAAACCCGTATGAGACCGTTATCACGCTGATTGAACCGAATGGAATTGAGGAGAACTCGAAACATCTGCTTCGCTTCTTTTATCCGAATCCAGCAACCTCCGTTGTCCAATTTGAGAATGAGACATTGAACAAAATCCAATCAATTTCCATGTTCGATGCGCTTGGGAAGTGCGTCCTAAGATCAGGGCGGCAAACGCGCCTTGACATCTCATCTCTCCCGAACGGAGTTTACTTGCTGAACGCACAACTCAACGATGGTGGCGTTCTGACCCAACGCCTTTTGGTCGCTCATTGA
- a CDS encoding T9SS type B sorting domain-containing protein, translated as MKKLLSILLLGLVSFAAKATHNRAGEIQIEYLGNNKIRATVTTYTVPDSPADRPFLEVNWGDGNIDTVYRSNGNGDGVVIQPGVKKNIYSSTHTYASGPQSGYTVSMEDPNRNAGILNIPNSVNVPFFIKTHVVFGGFLGENSTPFLLNPPIDRACVNRVYEHNPGAYDPDGDSLSYELVVCAGEFGDPIVGYTFPPGVSIDPIGGTLTWAVPTEQGEFNFAIRINEWRRQADGTYFPIGYTIRDMQVTVVPCDNNPPVVEAIDEICVEAGDTLEFLVKGWDPDGDPVTLTGTGGPLEQTVSPATFQQPVSAQDTAKSTFRWRTDCDHVQIQPYTMSFRVVDDPPGNDQPLSAYHTTYITVVGPAPQNPQADPQGNSIQLNWDQSVCGQVIGYKIYRRVEQYGYQHDTCEVGVPGYTGYHYIGSTSGLTSTSYLDDNNGAGLTMGITYCYMVVACFPDGAEGYASEEFCTELRRDLPIITNVSVRTTDVSQGSMYVAWSKPTELDTVQIPGPYEYRVWRSDITDSVNFQTVGTNFGLNDTIFIDTLMNTQELEFYYKIELYNAESGNEFTVGKSDRASSVFIVAIGTDNQIQLVWHETVPWLNDTFEVYRKQPDLTFAYIGETTQHTYLDTGLANGIERCYRIKSIGHYSVDGLIYPIENWSQESCATPIDSIPPCKQELTVSSDCDQLKNSLTWEQSPSCANDIVEYQVLYTPTYGGNLEVIATHEFPWNDFSHGPLDYTMAGCYAIAAIDSFDNKSISDTFCIDECSKYQLPNVFTPGDDSYNDIFGPFPYAFVESIDLKIYNRWGLKIFETTDPKILWDGTNKTTKQPVPDGVYYYICTVNEIRLQGVVPREINGYIELLRTSNPSPN; from the coding sequence ATGAAAAAACTTCTCTCCATCCTGCTGTTGGGTCTTGTGTCGTTCGCGGCCAAGGCTACGCACAATCGTGCGGGAGAGATTCAGATAGAGTACCTCGGTAATAATAAAATCCGTGCTACGGTCACCACTTACACGGTTCCTGACAGCCCTGCTGACAGGCCATTCTTAGAGGTGAATTGGGGAGATGGGAATATCGATACAGTTTACCGCTCCAATGGAAACGGGGATGGTGTGGTCATCCAACCGGGAGTGAAAAAGAACATCTACAGCTCCACGCATACTTACGCAAGTGGTCCTCAGAGCGGCTACACGGTGAGTATGGAAGACCCGAACAGAAATGCTGGAATCTTGAACATTCCGAACTCGGTGAATGTGCCATTCTTCATTAAAACACATGTGGTGTTCGGGGGTTTTTTGGGGGAAAATAGTACGCCCTTTCTGCTGAACCCACCTATCGACCGCGCCTGCGTGAATAGGGTTTACGAGCACAATCCTGGAGCTTATGATCCTGATGGAGATAGTTTGAGTTATGAATTGGTGGTCTGTGCCGGTGAGTTCGGTGATCCGATCGTTGGTTACACGTTTCCTCCGGGAGTTTCTATCGATCCAATAGGCGGAACCTTGACGTGGGCGGTACCTACGGAACAAGGTGAGTTCAACTTCGCCATAAGGATCAATGAGTGGAGGAGACAGGCCGATGGAACCTACTTCCCGATCGGTTATACCATTCGAGACATGCAGGTAACGGTCGTTCCATGCGACAATAATCCTCCGGTGGTTGAGGCCATTGACGAGATCTGTGTGGAGGCGGGAGATACGCTCGAATTTCTTGTGAAAGGGTGGGATCCTGACGGAGATCCGGTAACGCTTACCGGAACTGGAGGTCCGTTGGAGCAAACGGTCAGTCCGGCCACATTCCAACAGCCGGTTTCGGCACAGGATACGGCAAAAAGTACGTTCCGTTGGCGTACCGATTGCGACCACGTGCAGATTCAGCCTTATACCATGTCGTTCCGAGTGGTGGATGATCCACCGGGAAATGACCAGCCTTTGTCTGCTTATCATACTACATACATCACAGTTGTTGGTCCTGCGCCTCAAAATCCTCAGGCCGATCCGCAAGGAAATTCCATTCAGTTGAATTGGGATCAGAGTGTCTGTGGGCAGGTGATCGGTTACAAGATCTATCGAAGGGTTGAGCAGTACGGTTATCAGCACGATACGTGCGAGGTTGGTGTTCCGGGCTATACAGGCTATCATTATATCGGCTCTACAAGCGGACTGACCTCTACATCTTATCTGGATGACAATAACGGGGCTGGTCTGACGATGGGAATTACCTATTGCTATATGGTTGTGGCGTGTTTCCCAGATGGTGCGGAGGGTTACGCTTCCGAGGAATTCTGTACTGAGCTGAGACGGGATCTTCCGATCATTACCAATGTCAGCGTGCGTACCACGGATGTTTCTCAGGGCTCGATGTATGTGGCCTGGAGCAAGCCTACGGAGTTGGACACGGTTCAGATTCCCGGTCCGTACGAGTACCGCGTGTGGCGTTCAGACATTACCGATTCGGTCAATTTCCAAACGGTTGGAACAAACTTCGGACTGAACGACACCATTTTCATCGACACCTTGATGAACACACAGGAACTGGAGTTCTACTACAAGATCGAACTTTACAATGCAGAGTCCGGAAATGAATTCACCGTAGGGAAATCCGACCGTGCATCTTCGGTTTTCATTGTGGCCATTGGCACAGACAATCAAATTCAATTGGTGTGGCACGAAACGGTTCCATGGCTTAATGATACGTTTGAGGTTTACCGTAAACAGCCCGATCTGACGTTCGCATACATTGGCGAAACCACGCAGCACACATATCTCGACACAGGCCTGGCAAATGGAATCGAAAGGTGCTATCGAATCAAGAGTATCGGTCATTATTCGGTAGATGGATTGATCTATCCGATTGAGAACTGGTCGCAGGAAAGTTGTGCCACTCCGATCGATTCCATTCCGCCATGTAAACAGGAGCTGACGGTAAGTTCAGATTGCGATCAGCTCAAGAACAGCCTTACTTGGGAACAATCGCCAAGTTGTGCCAACGATATCGTGGAATATCAGGTGCTTTACACGCCAACCTATGGCGGAAACCTTGAGGTTATCGCCACGCATGAATTCCCTTGGAACGACTTCTCTCACGGACCGCTTGACTACACCATGGCCGGTTGCTATGCCATTGCAGCAATCGATTCGTTCGATAATAAGAGCATTTCCGATACTTTCTGCATCGATGAATGTTCGAAGTATCAATTGCCGAATGTGTTCACTCCTGGAGATGATTCATACAACGATATTTTCGGTCCGTTCCCGTATGCGTTTGTGGAGAGTATCGACCTGAAGATCTACAACCGATGGGGCTTGAAGATCTTTGAAACCACCGACCCGAAGATTCTTTGGGATGGAACAAATAAGACCACAAAGCAGCCTGTGCCAGATGGCGTTTACTATTATATATGTACGGTGAACGAGATCCGATTGCAGGGCGTGGTGCCGCGAGAGATCAACGGCTACATCGAACTGCTGCGGACATCTAACCCAAGTCCCAACTGA
- the pdxA gene encoding 4-hydroxythreonine-4-phosphate dehydrogenase PdxA — protein sequence MSREQDRIRVGISCGDLNGIGLEVVIKTCLDNRLFELCTPILYASKKVSSAYRKELDVKDFSFEEIRNVEDANPKRANVLNVWNEDVELNLGTPTKASGEYALKSLQAATADLKAGKIDVLVTAPIDKQNIQSEEFKFPGHTEYLANEFGAEEFAMLMVSENLKVTFMTGHLPLSEVGKQLSFESIIKKIRFLDRTMPQDFGIRKPKIAVLGLNPHNGDGGILGTEEQQIIAPAIKKAKEDGILVFGPFAADGFFGSGAYNQFDVVLAMYHDQGLIPFKTLNFDQGVNYTAGLPAVRVSPDHGTGFDIAGKGIASEQSFRDAIFLGIDLFRERERYAEYTENVLQPQTEHRLESGARGRSEGKRGGKKPRE from the coding sequence ATGAGCAGAGAACAGGACAGGATACGGGTTGGAATTTCATGTGGCGATCTGAACGGAATCGGGTTGGAAGTGGTGATCAAAACCTGTTTGGACAACCGCCTTTTCGAACTGTGCACACCTATCCTATATGCTTCCAAAAAGGTTTCTTCGGCATACCGAAAGGAGTTGGATGTGAAGGATTTCAGCTTTGAGGAAATCCGAAACGTAGAAGATGCGAACCCAAAGCGCGCCAACGTTCTGAATGTTTGGAACGAGGATGTGGAACTCAACCTCGGAACACCTACAAAAGCAAGTGGCGAATACGCATTGAAATCGCTACAGGCCGCCACGGCCGATCTGAAAGCGGGTAAGATCGATGTGTTGGTTACGGCACCGATCGATAAACAGAACATTCAATCCGAGGAATTCAAATTTCCTGGACACACAGAATACTTGGCAAACGAATTCGGAGCGGAAGAATTTGCCATGCTGATGGTGAGCGAAAATCTGAAAGTGACCTTTATGACGGGGCATTTACCGCTTTCGGAAGTTGGCAAACAGCTTTCGTTCGAAAGTATTATCAAGAAGATTCGTTTTTTGGACAGAACCATGCCACAGGATTTCGGAATCCGTAAACCGAAAATTGCCGTTTTGGGATTGAATCCGCACAATGGCGATGGCGGAATTCTTGGAACCGAAGAACAACAGATAATCGCTCCTGCCATTAAGAAGGCGAAGGAAGACGGAATTCTGGTTTTCGGACCGTTTGCGGCCGATGGCTTTTTCGGTTCTGGCGCCTACAACCAGTTTGATGTGGTGCTCGCCATGTACCACGACCAAGGCCTTATTCCGTTCAAAACATTGAATTTCGATCAAGGTGTGAACTACACCGCTGGTCTGCCTGCGGTGCGCGTTTCACCCGATCACGGAACGGGTTTCGATATTGCCGGAAAAGGCATTGCAAGTGAGCAGTCGTTCCGAGACGCCATTTTTCTTGGAATCGACCTTTTCCGCGAACGCGAACGCTACGCAGAATACACCGAAAATGTGCTTCAACCTCAGACAGAGCATCGCTTAGAAAGTGGTGCAAGAGGCCGTTCTGAAGGTAAAAGAGGCGGGAAAAAGCCTCGGGAATAA
- the fabH gene encoding beta-ketoacyl-ACP synthase III has protein sequence MTKTRAAITGINTWVPEYRLTNAELEKMVDTNDEWIQTRTGIQERRILKGKDQGTSQMAIPAVKGLLEKTNTDPADIDLVICATVTPDMQFPATANIISDKCGMTNAFSYDLNAACSGFIYALTTASMFIESGRYKKVIVIGADKMSSIIDYTDRQTCIIFGDAAGAVLMEPNTEGNGLIDHELHVDGSGVVHLHQKAGGSMRPASHETVDAREHYVYQEGAAVFKFAVTKMADVSEEIMQRNHLTAEDIAYLVPHQANKRIIDATASRLGLDEEKVMLNIMRYGNTTNGTIPLCLHEWESKLKKGDNLILSAFGGGFTWGALYLKWAYNGSPSNN, from the coding sequence ATGACGAAAACCAGAGCAGCCATAACAGGCATAAACACGTGGGTTCCGGAATACCGGCTAACCAACGCGGAACTGGAAAAAATGGTGGATACCAACGATGAGTGGATCCAGACCAGAACGGGAATTCAGGAAAGACGCATCCTGAAAGGAAAAGACCAAGGAACATCTCAAATGGCCATTCCAGCAGTTAAAGGTCTGCTGGAAAAAACGAATACTGACCCAGCTGACATCGATCTGGTCATTTGCGCCACGGTAACGCCAGACATGCAATTTCCGGCCACAGCCAACATCATTTCGGATAAATGTGGAATGACCAATGCCTTCAGCTATGACCTGAATGCGGCCTGTTCAGGATTCATTTATGCGCTTACCACGGCTTCCATGTTCATTGAAAGTGGCCGGTATAAGAAAGTAATCGTGATCGGAGCAGATAAGATGTCGTCCATTATCGATTACACCGACCGCCAAACATGTATCATTTTCGGAGATGCGGCAGGCGCAGTTCTCATGGAACCGAACACGGAAGGAAATGGTCTCATTGACCATGAACTTCATGTTGATGGTTCTGGCGTGGTCCATTTGCACCAAAAAGCAGGCGGTTCAATGCGACCCGCTTCGCATGAAACGGTTGATGCACGCGAGCATTACGTCTATCAGGAAGGTGCTGCCGTGTTCAAATTCGCAGTAACCAAAATGGCTGATGTCTCCGAAGAGATCATGCAGCGCAATCACCTTACGGCTGAGGACATTGCTTACCTGGTTCCTCATCAGGCCAACAAACGCATCATCGATGCAACGGCCTCTCGCTTGGGTTTGGATGAGGAAAAAGTGATGCTGAACATTATGCGTTACGGTAACACGACCAACGGAACCATTCCGCTGTGTCTGCACGAATGGGAATCGAAACTGAAGAAAGGAGACAACCTCATTCTGAGTGCATTCGGAGGCGGTTTCACGTGGGGCGCACTCTACCTGAAATGGGCCTATAATGGTAGTCCATCCAACAATTGA
- the rpmF gene encoding 50S ribosomal protein L32, whose protein sequence is MAHPKRKISKQRRDKRRTHYKTEAPTIAVCPTTGEPHIYHRAHWYEGKLYYKGKVVMEKE, encoded by the coding sequence ATGGCGCATCCTAAACGAAAAATATCCAAGCAGCGTAGAGACAAAAGGCGTACGCATTACAAGACTGAGGCTCCGACAATTGCGGTATGCCCTACAACTGGCGAACCTCACATCTATCACCGTGCCCATTGGTACGAAGGAAAGCTTTACTACAAGGGTAAAGTGGTAATGGAAAAGGAATGA
- a CDS encoding CofH family radical SAM protein, with product MDCTTLLDKALRAEFLSAEEGQFLFENAGLADLMFVGNELRKTKRNDGKVTWIIDRNMNTTNVCIANCKFCNFYRIPGHAESYVTDIETYKRKIEETFRYGGEQLLLQGGHHPELGLKFYADLFRELKSLYPNLKLHALGPPEIAHISKLEGMTHTEVLTELKAAGLDSLPGAGAEILNDRVRRLISKGKCTGREWLDVARASHQLNITGSATMMFGHIETLEERFEHLVWLREVQSEKPADAKGFIAFIPWPFQDDGTLLRRVKGIRNSCTADEYIRMIAISRIMLPNIDNIQASWLTVGKQTAQMCLHAGANDFGSIMIEENVVSAAGAPHRFTADAIQEAIREAGFEPQLRNQQYEYRVLPEKMEQQVIDY from the coding sequence ATGGATTGCACTACCCTTTTAGATAAAGCCCTACGGGCTGAATTCCTTTCGGCAGAAGAAGGTCAGTTCCTGTTTGAAAATGCCGGTCTGGCCGACCTAATGTTCGTTGGCAATGAGCTCCGCAAAACCAAGCGGAACGATGGTAAAGTAACGTGGATCATCGATCGCAATATGAACACGACCAACGTGTGTATTGCCAATTGCAAGTTCTGCAACTTTTACCGAATTCCTGGTCATGCAGAGAGCTACGTAACGGACATCGAAACCTACAAGCGAAAAATTGAGGAGACGTTCCGTTATGGAGGAGAGCAGCTTCTGCTCCAAGGCGGACATCACCCAGAATTGGGATTGAAATTCTATGCGGATCTGTTCCGTGAGTTGAAATCGCTCTATCCGAATTTGAAGTTGCATGCGCTCGGTCCGCCAGAGATCGCACACATTTCCAAATTGGAAGGAATGACCCATACGGAAGTTCTAACTGAGTTGAAAGCCGCTGGTCTGGACAGCCTTCCAGGCGCAGGTGCTGAGATTCTGAACGACCGTGTCCGCAGACTCATCTCCAAAGGAAAATGTACGGGAAGAGAGTGGTTGGATGTAGCGCGTGCTTCGCATCAGCTGAATATTACAGGTTCTGCAACCATGATGTTCGGACACATTGAAACATTGGAAGAGCGTTTTGAACATTTGGTGTGGTTACGCGAGGTGCAATCCGAAAAACCAGCTGATGCTAAAGGGTTCATTGCATTCATTCCTTGGCCGTTTCAAGATGACGGAACGCTGCTTCGGAGAGTAAAAGGAATCCGTAATTCATGTACTGCCGATGAATACATCCGCATGATCGCTATTTCGCGCATCATGCTTCCGAACATCGACAACATTCAGGCTTCCTGGCTAACTGTCGGAAAGCAAACAGCACAAATGTGTCTGCATGCAGGAGCCAACGATTTTGGATCCATTATGATCGAGGAGAATGTGGTTTCGGCCGCTGGCGCTCCGCATCGCTTTACAGCAGATGCCATTCAGGAGGCTATCCGCGAAGCAGGTTTTGAACCGCAGTTACGCAACCAACAATACGAGTATCGCGTCTTGCCAGAGAAAATGGAGCAACAAGTGATCGACTACTGA
- the accC gene encoding acetyl-CoA carboxylase biotin carboxylase subunit, protein MFKKILIANRGEIALRVIRTCKEMNIQTVAVYSTADKDSLHVRFADEAVCIGPAPSPKSYLNIPSIISAAEITNADAIHPGYGFLSENATFSKICQEHGIKFIGASPEMIDSMGDKASAKTTMIKAGVPCIPGSEGLLEDLAMAKKVAKKIKYPVMMKATAGGGGKGMRVIWNEDELEDAWDSARQEAKAAFGNDGMYMEKFIEDPRHIEIQIVGDQHGNFCHLSERDCSIQRRHQKLMEETPSPFMTDELRDRMGEAAIKAASAVNYEGVGTVEFLVDKNRDFYFMEMNTRIQVEHPITEEVINYDLICEQIKVAAGIPISGKNYFPQMHAIECRINAEDPHAGFRPSPGRIENLNTPGGHGIRIDSHIYAGYTIPPNYDSMIAKLITVAQTREEAIAKMRRALDEYVIEGIKTTIPFHRKLMDDENFIKGNYTTKFMESFEL, encoded by the coding sequence GTGTTCAAAAAAATTCTGATAGCCAACCGAGGCGAGATTGCTTTGCGCGTCATCCGTACGTGCAAGGAAATGAACATCCAAACCGTGGCGGTTTACTCAACTGCCGACAAGGACAGCCTACATGTTCGCTTTGCGGATGAGGCTGTCTGTATCGGTCCGGCACCAAGCCCGAAAAGCTACCTGAACATTCCAAGCATTATTTCTGCTGCCGAGATCACGAATGCAGATGCGATTCACCCTGGTTATGGATTCCTTTCTGAGAATGCTACGTTCTCCAAGATCTGTCAGGAACACGGCATCAAATTCATCGGTGCTTCACCGGAAATGATCGACTCCATGGGCGATAAGGCTTCGGCCAAAACGACCATGATCAAGGCAGGCGTTCCGTGTATTCCGGGTTCTGAAGGATTGTTGGAAGATCTTGCCATGGCCAAGAAAGTGGCCAAGAAGATCAAGTATCCTGTGATGATGAAAGCCACGGCCGGTGGCGGTGGTAAAGGAATGCGCGTCATCTGGAATGAGGATGAACTGGAAGACGCGTGGGATTCTGCCCGTCAGGAAGCCAAAGCAGCCTTCGGCAACGATGGCATGTACATGGAAAAATTCATCGAGGACCCACGACACATTGAGATTCAGATAGTTGGCGATCAGCACGGCAATTTCTGTCACCTTTCTGAGCGCGACTGCTCCATTCAGCGAAGACATCAGAAATTGATGGAGGAAACACCTTCGCCATTTATGACGGATGAACTTCGCGACCGCATGGGCGAAGCTGCCATCAAAGCTGCGTCTGCTGTGAATTACGAAGGCGTTGGAACAGTCGAATTCTTGGTTGACAAGAACCGTGATTTCTACTTCATGGAAATGAATACGCGGATTCAGGTGGAGCATCCGATCACAGAAGAAGTCATCAACTACGATCTTATCTGCGAGCAGATAAAAGTGGCTGCGGGAATTCCTATTTCAGGTAAGAACTACTTCCCACAGATGCATGCAATCGAATGTCGTATCAATGCCGAAGACCCGCACGCGGGTTTCCGACCAAGTCCTGGAAGGATTGAAAACCTGAACACGCCAGGCGGCCACGGAATCCGTATCGATTCGCACATCTATGCAGGCTACACCATTCCACCGAACTATGACTCGATGATCGCCAAGCTGATCACGGTGGCGCAAACGCGTGAGGAGGCCATTGCCAAAATGCGTAGAGCGTTGGATGAATACGTGATCGAAGGCATAAAAACCACCATTCCGTTCCATCGCAAATTGATGGATGATGAGAATTTCATCAAGGGGAATTACACCACGAAGTTCATGGAGAGCTTTGAGCTCTAA
- the accB gene encoding acetyl-CoA carboxylase biotin carboxyl carrier protein, which yields MEIKEIQELIKFVAKSGVSEVEIESKGFKISIKTPPYKRGGNGQPEVQLVQAVAQPAVQAQPVVQAVAQPAAEAAPAKAEEPKDNGNYQEVKSPMIGTFYRSPSPEKPPFVGVGDEVKKGDVICIIEAMKLFNEIEAEVSGKIVKVLADDSSPVEYDQPLFLIEPH from the coding sequence ATGGAGATCAAAGAGATCCAAGAGCTTATAAAATTCGTTGCCAAATCAGGGGTCAGCGAAGTGGAAATTGAATCAAAAGGATTCAAGATCAGCATCAAAACTCCACCTTATAAACGAGGCGGAAACGGACAACCTGAAGTTCAATTGGTACAGGCCGTTGCTCAACCAGCAGTACAGGCGCAACCTGTGGTTCAAGCGGTAGCGCAGCCTGCGGCAGAAGCTGCTCCAGCCAAGGCCGAAGAACCAAAGGACAACGGCAATTACCAAGAGGTGAAATCACCGATGATCGGTACGTTCTACCGTTCGCCATCGCCCGAAAAACCACCTTTTGTGGGTGTTGGTGATGAGGTGAAGAAAGGAGATGTGATCTGCATCATCGAAGCCATGAAGCTCTTTAATGAGATCGAGGCTGAGGTAAGCGGTAAGATCGTGAAGGTGTTGGCGGACGATTCAAGTCCAGTTGAATACGATCAGCCGTTGTTCCTCATCGAACCGCACTAA